One genomic segment of Photobacterium sp. DA100 includes these proteins:
- a CDS encoding peptide MFS transporter gives MQDANSRFPFIARVLILRQFLWGAAFYGTYVLLTKFFLDELNYSEAETIMMMGAFGAVGPVFSAVGGFVADRYIGSFRAVYIGYTVYTIGFFTLGTGASTLNVPLSIFAIALIGYARGLSATSPTVLLGNSYAADNRDAFQQGLTVNYSINNLGSFASKYLFPFMVAFLAYQGNFYIASGLMSITLVLFVLFRHRFVAVGNDIDRRSVSIKVWAAFVLGSAVMLGLVFWVFSNLDEGKYLLYALGIGAIGYFIFEITRASTAFKYKMCGVLILIFIMIVFYFYYGQMLTSMNIYAINLMGDHLFGLIPIRPESNAAFNPLWCFVLGGPVIFIYGWLEKKGISPSIPTKFSAAFIFSAIAFSLLGLSTNFVGDNGKISADWILWVHFFQSLAELIVGALGAGFIFEMVPRYLSAFSIGLRSVALSLSGILAAVISTRIALPKDVELTQELIENVYASYFFNLAVLAVVMAFVTLALSKVIAKLINKGEELEKEEEAKSLTPQH, from the coding sequence ATGCAAGACGCAAATTCTAGATTCCCTTTTATTGCCAGAGTACTTATCTTAAGGCAGTTCCTTTGGGGCGCTGCTTTCTATGGCACCTACGTTCTACTTACTAAGTTTTTCCTTGATGAGCTCAATTACAGTGAGGCGGAAACCATCATGATGATGGGTGCCTTCGGTGCTGTTGGGCCTGTTTTCTCAGCCGTAGGTGGTTTTGTCGCTGACCGGTATATTGGCTCATTCCGCGCGGTATATATTGGTTATACCGTCTATACCATCGGTTTCTTTACACTTGGTACCGGTGCAAGTACTTTGAATGTCCCTTTGAGTATTTTTGCTATCGCGCTTATTGGTTATGCAAGGGGCCTTTCCGCAACCAGCCCAACGGTCTTACTGGGGAATTCCTATGCTGCAGATAACCGTGATGCATTCCAGCAAGGCCTGACAGTCAATTATTCGATCAATAACTTAGGTTCGTTCGCGTCAAAATACCTTTTCCCCTTTATGGTGGCTTTCCTGGCCTACCAAGGGAACTTTTATATTGCCTCTGGGCTGATGTCGATCACTCTTGTACTTTTCGTGCTTTTCCGTCACCGCTTTGTGGCTGTCGGTAATGATATTGACCGTCGTTCTGTATCAATCAAGGTATGGGCTGCTTTTGTACTTGGGTCGGCAGTGATGTTGGGCTTGGTATTCTGGGTATTCTCGAACCTCGATGAAGGTAAATACCTATTGTACGCATTAGGTATTGGTGCCATTGGCTATTTCATTTTCGAAATTACCCGAGCCTCAACAGCCTTCAAATACAAAATGTGTGGAGTGTTGATCCTTATTTTCATCATGATCGTGTTCTATTTCTACTACGGTCAGATGTTAACGTCGATGAACATCTATGCCATCAACTTGATGGGTGATCATCTATTTGGTTTGATCCCAATTCGCCCTGAATCAAATGCAGCATTCAACCCGCTATGGTGTTTTGTATTGGGCGGTCCGGTAATTTTTATTTATGGTTGGCTAGAGAAAAAAGGTATCTCACCATCAATTCCAACTAAGTTCTCTGCGGCATTCATCTTCAGTGCCATTGCTTTCTCGCTGTTAGGGTTATCAACGAATTTTGTAGGTGACAATGGCAAGATTTCGGCTGATTGGATCTTGTGGGTGCACTTCTTCCAGTCATTGGCAGAATTGATTGTCGGTGCGCTGGGTGCTGGCTTTATCTTTGAGATGGTTCCACGTTACCTGTCTGCATTCTCTATCGGCCTGCGTTCTGTTGCGTTGTCACTCAGTGGTATTTTGGCAGCGGTTATCTCTACCCGCATAGCCTTGCCAAAGGATGTGGAGCTCACCCAGGAGCTGATTGAGAATGTTTATGCCAGCTACTTCTTTAACCTTGCGGTACTGGCGGTTGTGATGGCGTTTGTCACTTTGGCCCTGTCGAAAGTGATTGCCAAACTGATCAACAAAGGTGAAGAGTTGGAAAAGGAAGAAGAGGCGAAGTCTCTAACACCGCAGCACTAA
- a CDS encoding spore gernimation protein, which produces MMLAAMVGAAMLAGCGEELQITAQPIKNVENVHYQDGSLDVYCLTGICQFELSANQDVDLTVVMHYSESRTFDKIEGVSVTGRGGSSVEMHGGNSFQLSLAANEPPSTIQVVDYYRN; this is translated from the coding sequence ATGATGTTGGCCGCAATGGTTGGTGCGGCAATGCTGGCAGGGTGTGGTGAAGAACTGCAGATCACGGCGCAGCCGATAAAGAACGTAGAAAATGTGCACTACCAAGACGGAAGCTTGGATGTGTATTGCCTGACCGGTATTTGCCAGTTCGAGTTGTCAGCCAACCAAGACGTGGACTTGACCGTTGTCATGCATTACAGCGAGTCACGAACCTTCGATAAGATTGAGGGGGTGAGTGTAACGGGACGCGGTGGTTCATCTGTAGAGATGCATGGCGGCAATAGTTTTCAACTGTCTCTGGCAGCCAATGAACCACCTAGTACTATTCAGGTGGTTGATTACTACCGTAACTAG
- a CDS encoding CidB/LrgB family autolysis modulator codes for MIWLLTTLVVFYTARYISKHIQHPIVNPLLICLVVIIPLLMWLEVPYETYFEQNKWINALLEPAVVALAFPLYEQLSQIRQKWKVIFSTCLIGSVLSMITGAGIALALGADAQLTASILPKSVTTPIAMAVAEQVGGLPSVAAIMVIIAGLFGAVLGYPLFRLIGVKAPIAKGLTMGTVSHALGTAKAAEENYQEGAFSSLALVICGVITSILAPILFPLIIAVFS; via the coding sequence ATGATCTGGCTGCTGACTACCTTGGTCGTGTTCTACACGGCACGCTATATTTCAAAACATATCCAGCATCCGATTGTTAACCCGCTTCTGATCTGCCTGGTTGTGATCATCCCGCTACTCATGTGGCTGGAGGTACCTTATGAAACCTATTTTGAGCAGAACAAATGGATCAATGCCCTACTCGAGCCCGCAGTCGTTGCTTTGGCGTTCCCTCTGTATGAGCAACTTAGCCAGATCCGCCAAAAGTGGAAGGTGATTTTCTCTACCTGTTTAATCGGCAGCGTACTGTCGATGATCACCGGCGCCGGTATTGCCCTTGCGCTCGGCGCAGATGCGCAGCTGACGGCATCTATCCTGCCTAAATCGGTGACAACGCCTATTGCGATGGCGGTGGCCGAACAAGTTGGCGGACTCCCTTCGGTTGCCGCTATTATGGTAATTATCGCTGGCTTATTTGGCGCGGTACTGGGTTACCCCCTATTTCGTCTTATCGGCGTCAAAGCGCCAATTGCCAAGGGGCTTACCATGGGTACGGTATCCCATGCTTTGGGTACGGCAAAAGCCGCGGAGGAGAATTATCAGGAAGGGGCATTTAGCTCGTTGGCCCTGGTGATCTGTGGTGTGATCACCTCTATTTTGGCGCCAATATTGTTTCCGCTCATCATAGCTGTGTTTAGCTAA
- the purT gene encoding formate-dependent phosphoribosylglycinamide formyltransferase, translating into MLGSATRLNATRVLLLGSGELGKEVAIECQRLGLEVIAVDRYADAPAMQVAHRSHVIDMLDGEALKQLIADEKPDYVVPEIEAIATDTLVELEADGLNVVPTANATKLTMNREGIRRLAAEELGLTTSPYRFADNYDDFKAAVEHVGIPCVVKPVMSSSGKGQSVIKSQQDVEKAWSYAQEGGRTGAGRVIVEGFIDFDYEITLLTVRAVDGTHFCAPIGHRQEDGDYRESWQPQVMSAEAIKAAEYAAGKVVNALGGYGIFGVELFVKGDQVIFNEVSPRPHDTGMVTLISQELSEFALHVRAFLGMPINTIQQYGPSASAVVLGEGVSNNIRFDNLATALARPNTQARLFGKPEINGRRRLGVALTRRNSIESAVEDAIATAADIKVVY; encoded by the coding sequence ATGTTAGGATCTGCCACCCGCTTAAACGCAACGCGTGTACTTCTTCTTGGCTCTGGCGAGCTTGGCAAAGAAGTCGCCATTGAATGCCAACGCCTTGGTCTGGAAGTTATTGCCGTTGACCGTTATGCCGATGCACCGGCAATGCAAGTTGCCCATCGCAGCCATGTTATTGACATGTTAGATGGTGAGGCCCTGAAGCAGTTGATTGCCGATGAGAAACCCGATTACGTTGTTCCTGAAATCGAAGCGATTGCCACTGATACCCTGGTTGAGCTGGAAGCCGACGGCCTGAATGTCGTACCGACCGCCAACGCAACCAAGCTAACCATGAACCGTGAGGGTATCCGTCGCCTGGCCGCAGAAGAACTTGGCCTGACGACTTCCCCTTACCGTTTTGCCGACAACTATGACGATTTCAAAGCTGCGGTAGAGCACGTCGGTATTCCTTGTGTCGTGAAACCTGTAATGAGTTCGTCTGGCAAAGGCCAAAGTGTTATCAAGTCGCAGCAAGACGTAGAGAAAGCCTGGAGCTATGCCCAGGAAGGTGGTCGCACCGGTGCCGGACGCGTTATTGTCGAGGGTTTTATCGACTTTGATTATGAAATTACCCTACTGACGGTACGCGCTGTCGACGGAACCCACTTCTGTGCGCCAATCGGCCACCGCCAGGAAGATGGTGACTATCGCGAATCATGGCAGCCGCAGGTCATGTCAGCAGAAGCTATCAAGGCAGCTGAGTACGCCGCCGGGAAAGTGGTAAACGCTCTGGGCGGCTACGGTATCTTCGGCGTGGAGTTGTTCGTCAAAGGCGACCAAGTGATCTTCAATGAAGTCTCCCCTCGCCCACACGATACCGGCATGGTCACGCTGATCTCTCAGGAGCTGTCTGAATTTGCCCTGCACGTCAGAGCTTTCCTTGGTATGCCAATCAACACCATTCAACAGTACGGTCCGTCGGCTTCCGCGGTCGTGCTGGGAGAAGGCGTATCCAACAACATCCGCTTCGATAACCTTGCTACTGCGCTTGCTCGCCCGAACACGCAAGCTCGCCTGTTTGGTAAGCCAGAAATCAATGGCCGCCGTCGCCTCGGGGTCGCCCTGACCCGCCGTAATAGCATTGAGAGCGCCGTTGAAGATGCCATCGCCACTGCCGCTGATATCAAAGTCGTTTACTGA
- a CDS encoding DMT family transporter, with product MSHQHNPIQGASWMITAGLAFAIVNSLAQYLSMVLHIPSTTVALFQYFIALVAIFPWLRTLGLRNALRTQYFGQHCFRVLLAVVGIQLWLWALAYPVPIWQGIALLMTSPLFATIGAGMFLKEKVGTARWIATLAGFSGAMIILEPWSDGFSWATLLPVAAAFFWACYSLMVKKMSASESPTTIVVYLLILITPYNLFLAVPEFTLPQTGFTWLLLGAAGLLTALAQWAIAKAYAVADASFVQPFDHAKLPLNVLGGWLVFGWVPPGRLWLGAAIIITSVAFITQWENKKAAPAES from the coding sequence ATGTCTCATCAACACAACCCGATTCAAGGGGCAAGCTGGATGATTACTGCCGGCTTGGCTTTTGCGATAGTCAACAGCCTGGCACAGTATCTCAGCATGGTTCTCCACATTCCATCGACCACTGTTGCCCTATTCCAGTATTTCATTGCCTTGGTGGCCATTTTTCCCTGGCTAAGAACCCTCGGTCTCCGTAACGCACTTCGCACCCAATATTTCGGCCAGCACTGTTTTCGCGTCTTGCTAGCGGTTGTCGGTATTCAGCTTTGGCTCTGGGCCCTGGCCTACCCAGTGCCTATCTGGCAAGGGATCGCGCTGCTTATGACCTCTCCGCTCTTTGCTACGATTGGCGCAGGCATGTTCTTAAAAGAGAAGGTCGGCACTGCACGCTGGATCGCAACCCTTGCGGGCTTCAGCGGTGCCATGATAATTCTTGAGCCATGGTCAGATGGGTTCAGCTGGGCGACATTACTGCCCGTAGCCGCCGCCTTTTTCTGGGCGTGCTACTCATTGATGGTAAAGAAAATGTCGGCCAGCGAATCACCAACCACCATTGTGGTATACCTGCTGATCCTCATTACCCCGTATAACCTGTTCCTGGCCGTTCCGGAATTCACCCTGCCACAAACCGGGTTCACCTGGCTGCTGCTTGGCGCAGCTGGCTTGCTAACGGCACTGGCCCAATGGGCTATCGCGAAAGCTTATGCTGTCGCCGATGCCTCGTTTGTCCAACCGTTCGATCACGCGAAGCTACCCCTGAACGTGCTTGGCGGTTGGCTGGTATTTGGCTGGGTTCCGCCAGGAAGGCTGTGGCTTGGCGCTGCGATTATCATTACCTCCGTTGCCTTTATCACCCAATGGGAAAATAAAAAAGCTGCCCCCGCAGAAAGCTAA
- the sbcB gene encoding exodeoxyribonuclease I, which translates to MNETNEPTLFWLDYETFGANPALDRPCQFAGVRTDMDMNIIGEPLVIYCKPPVDYLPSPEACLITGITPQEAHEKGLPEPEFIARIHQELSKPNTCVIGYNNVRFDDEVTRYTLYRNFYDPYAWSWQNGNSRWDLLDIMRTCYALRPDGMNWPTNEDGLPSFKLEHLSVANGIEHANAHDAMADVYATIELAKIVKQNQPKLFDYFFKLRNKRKLQELVDIVEMTPLMHVSGMFGVECGNTSWIVPMAWHPDNKNAVITVNLAMDPTPLIELPADELRERLYTKRVDLGPDELPVPLKLVHLNKCPVLAPAKTLRAEDAARIGIDREACLKNLATLKAHPEIREKLLAIYSVEREFEKHDNVDAMLYDGFFSNADRSTIDIIQKTPEDELGKLELNVSDKRIKPLLFRYRARNFPMTLDYQEQQRWKHHCQDFFEENLPGYIQNLEAVAMEHQSSEKNMKILKAVYDYVQTLV; encoded by the coding sequence ATGAATGAAACCAATGAGCCAACCCTGTTTTGGCTGGATTATGAAACCTTCGGTGCCAATCCGGCGCTAGATCGCCCGTGCCAGTTTGCCGGGGTGCGTACCGACATGGACATGAACATTATCGGTGAGCCGCTGGTGATCTACTGCAAGCCACCGGTGGACTACCTGCCTTCACCTGAAGCTTGCCTTATCACCGGGATCACACCGCAGGAAGCCCATGAGAAAGGCTTGCCTGAGCCTGAGTTCATTGCCCGTATTCACCAGGAGCTGTCGAAGCCCAATACCTGTGTGATCGGCTACAACAACGTACGCTTCGATGATGAAGTGACCCGCTATACCCTTTACCGCAATTTCTACGACCCATACGCCTGGAGCTGGCAAAACGGCAACTCACGCTGGGATTTGCTGGATATCATGCGTACGTGCTATGCGCTTCGTCCGGACGGCATGAACTGGCCGACCAATGAGGACGGCCTGCCGAGCTTTAAGCTGGAACACCTATCGGTTGCCAACGGTATTGAACACGCCAATGCGCACGATGCGATGGCCGATGTGTATGCCACTATTGAATTGGCAAAAATCGTTAAGCAGAACCAGCCAAAGCTGTTTGACTACTTCTTCAAGCTGCGTAATAAGCGTAAGCTGCAAGAGCTGGTAGATATCGTGGAAATGACCCCGCTGATGCATGTCTCTGGCATGTTCGGTGTCGAGTGCGGCAACACCAGCTGGATCGTACCGATGGCATGGCACCCTGATAACAAGAATGCGGTAATTACTGTGAACCTGGCCATGGATCCGACCCCGCTGATCGAGCTCCCTGCCGATGAGCTGCGCGAACGGCTCTACACCAAACGGGTTGATCTCGGCCCGGATGAACTGCCTGTTCCGCTGAAACTGGTGCACTTGAATAAATGCCCGGTCCTTGCGCCGGCGAAAACGCTACGCGCCGAAGATGCCGCCCGTATCGGTATCGACCGCGAAGCTTGCCTGAAGAACCTGGCGACCTTGAAAGCGCATCCGGAAATCCGTGAGAAGCTGTTGGCGATATACAGTGTCGAGCGAGAGTTTGAAAAACATGACAACGTCGACGCCATGCTGTACGACGGCTTTTTCTCCAACGCCGATCGCTCAACCATCGATATCATCCAGAAGACCCCTGAGGATGAACTGGGCAAGCTGGAACTAAACGTCAGCGACAAGCGCATCAAGCCGCTGCTGTTCCGCTACCGTGCCCGTAATTTCCCGATGACACTGGATTACCAAGAGCAACAGCGCTGGAAGCACCATTGCCAGGATTTCTTCGAAGAGAACCTTCCAGGGTATATTCAAAACCTCGAAGCCGTTGCCATGGAGCACCAATCGAGCGAGAAGAATATGAAGATCCTAAAAGCTGTCTACGATTACGTACAAACACTGGTGTAA
- a CDS encoding nitrous oxide-stimulated promoter family protein, translating to MCDQEIDTSILIGSLRTEYKTLEAMVKIYCKDHHGTRALCDECADFLHYALTKLDRCPYGEEKPTCKLCPIHCYKAEYKERSRIIMRYSGPKMLLRHPILAIRHLVAGKKPVPAKPAPNASNRHKRKSLNR from the coding sequence ATGTGTGACCAAGAAATAGACACCTCGATCTTAATCGGCAGCCTGAGGACAGAGTATAAAACCCTTGAGGCAATGGTGAAGATCTACTGCAAGGATCATCATGGCACCAGAGCACTGTGCGACGAGTGCGCCGACTTTTTGCACTATGCGCTGACAAAGCTCGATCGCTGCCCATATGGCGAGGAAAAACCCACCTGCAAGCTATGCCCAATTCACTGCTACAAAGCAGAGTACAAGGAGCGCTCCCGCATCATTATGCGCTATAGCGGCCCCAAAATGTTACTCCGCCACCCTATCCTGGCTATTCGGCATCTTGTCGCCGGCAAAAAGCCGGTACCCGCCAAGCCAGCGCCTAACGCTTCTAACCGCCACAAGCGAAAATCACTAAACCGCTAG
- a CDS encoding TAXI family TRAP transporter solute-binding subunit: MSWRALTFSFLCGVLLSLSLLSHAQSFVTIGTGGVTGVYYPTGGAICRLVNNGRSQHGIRCSVESTGGSIFNINSIRTGELDLGIAQSDWQYHAYNGTSKFKNRGPFKSLRSVFSIHPEPFTVVARADSGIKRFEDLKGKRVNIGNPGSGQRNTMEMLMKAYGWTKKDFAQVSELKASYQSHALCDNKIDAIVYTVGHPSGAIKEATTACESVIVDVSGPVVDRLVEENSFYRTTTIPGRMYRGNNHDVQTFGVGATLVSSAAVDERIVYEMVKSVFENFDTFKKLHPAFSLLEKEEMVSDGLTAPLHDGARKYYLEADLIEKE, translated from the coding sequence ATGTCTTGGCGTGCTTTAACTTTCTCATTTCTCTGCGGCGTTCTGCTATCGCTCTCCTTGCTGTCTCATGCCCAATCCTTTGTCACGATCGGTACTGGCGGTGTAACCGGCGTTTACTACCCGACAGGAGGCGCCATTTGCCGATTGGTCAACAATGGCAGGAGTCAACACGGTATAAGATGTTCGGTCGAATCTACCGGAGGATCGATTTTTAACATTAACAGCATCCGCACCGGTGAACTCGATCTGGGAATCGCCCAGTCAGACTGGCAGTATCACGCCTACAACGGTACCAGCAAGTTTAAAAACAGAGGCCCGTTCAAGTCACTGCGCTCGGTATTTTCCATCCATCCCGAACCCTTTACCGTGGTTGCCCGTGCCGACTCGGGCATCAAACGCTTTGAAGATCTCAAGGGCAAACGGGTGAACATCGGCAACCCGGGCTCGGGTCAACGCAATACGATGGAAATGCTGATGAAAGCCTATGGCTGGACGAAAAAAGACTTTGCCCAGGTTAGCGAATTAAAGGCGTCTTACCAGTCACACGCCCTGTGCGATAACAAAATCGATGCCATCGTCTATACCGTTGGCCACCCTAGCGGTGCAATCAAGGAAGCGACGACAGCCTGCGAGAGTGTGATTGTCGATGTCTCTGGCCCTGTGGTGGACCGATTGGTTGAGGAGAACAGTTTCTATCGCACGACAACCATACCGGGGAGAATGTATCGCGGTAACAACCACGACGTGCAAACCTTCGGGGTCGGTGCCACCCTTGTGTCATCAGCGGCAGTGGACGAGAGGATTGTCTACGAGATGGTGAAGTCGGTTTTCGAAAATTTCGATACCTTCAAAAAGCTCCATCCCGCTTTTTCCCTCCTAGAGAAAGAGGAGATGGTGTCGGATGGGCTCACCGCTCCACTCCATGATGGTGCGAGGAAGTATTACCTAGAGGCCGATTTAATCGAAAAAGAATAA
- a CDS encoding thiopurine S-methyltransferase — translation MDAEFWHSRWAENRIGFHLDDTNPMLEKYWSEVKPTREDAVLVPMCGKSVDLTWLATKHNKVVGIELSEIAVRAYFAEHFYTPLVIPMGNGQSIYEFDEITIHCGDFFMAKVEPVDIVYDRAALIAMPQEMRQSYTQKLLSMVKPGGRILLITLDYPQHEMDGPPFSVVKEEIEALFAGCDIRHLARDEADESHPRRKRGLTRFAEETWVITVA, via the coding sequence ATGGATGCAGAATTTTGGCATAGCCGTTGGGCCGAAAACCGAATCGGTTTTCATCTTGATGATACCAACCCAATGCTGGAAAAATACTGGTCGGAGGTAAAGCCTACCCGTGAGGATGCGGTGCTGGTGCCGATGTGCGGTAAATCCGTCGACCTGACCTGGCTTGCGACTAAGCACAACAAAGTGGTTGGTATCGAGCTGAGTGAAATTGCCGTTCGCGCATACTTTGCCGAGCACTTCTACACGCCGCTTGTTATCCCGATGGGCAATGGCCAGTCTATTTACGAGTTTGATGAAATCACCATCCATTGTGGTGACTTCTTTATGGCTAAAGTCGAGCCGGTCGATATTGTCTACGATCGCGCTGCGCTGATCGCGATGCCGCAGGAAATGCGCCAGAGCTATACCCAGAAGCTGTTGTCCATGGTCAAGCCGGGTGGGCGTATTCTGTTAATTACTCTTGATTACCCGCAGCATGAAATGGACGGTCCTCCATTCTCGGTGGTCAAGGAGGAAATTGAGGCCCTGTTTGCCGGGTGCGATATCCGCCACTTGGCGCGTGACGAAGCTGATGAGTCTCACCCTCGCCGTAAGCGTGGTTTAACCCGCTTTGCCGAAGAGACATGGGTGATCACTGTGGCATAA
- the cdd gene encoding cytidine deaminase yields the protein MHTKVMDALGALPTDLASAIKPVLEAENFDATLSPEVFAQLMSKTNMTDSELRVALLPLAAAYSVAPISNFYVGAIVRGQSGTLYFGANMEFVGACLSQTIHAEQSAISHAWVKGETGISDITINYSPCGHCRQFMNELTTAKELVVQLPERAAKSLQEYLPESFGPADLNITDALLAKVDNGVTTEATEALVQLACQAANRAHAPYTKNFSGVALKAKDGKTFIGMYAENAAFNPSLPPLQVALVNMNMAGYSLADIEEAALVEKADSTISHLSDTQTTLEALNPDIPLSYVAA from the coding sequence ATGCACACTAAAGTAATGGATGCTTTAGGCGCTCTACCCACTGATCTAGCTTCTGCAATCAAACCTGTGCTAGAAGCCGAGAATTTCGATGCCACCTTAAGCCCTGAGGTGTTTGCTCAGTTAATGTCGAAAACCAACATGACTGACAGTGAATTGCGTGTAGCATTACTTCCGCTTGCGGCCGCTTATTCTGTTGCACCTATCTCTAATTTCTATGTTGGCGCGATTGTTCGTGGTCAATCTGGTACGCTTTATTTCGGTGCTAACATGGAATTTGTTGGTGCTTGCCTTTCCCAAACGATTCACGCAGAACAATCCGCCATCAGTCATGCTTGGGTGAAAGGCGAAACCGGCATTTCAGATATCACCATCAACTACAGCCCATGTGGCCACTGCCGCCAGTTCATGAACGAACTGACTACGGCCAAAGAACTCGTCGTTCAGTTGCCTGAGCGCGCTGCTAAGTCGCTACAGGAATACTTGCCTGAATCTTTCGGCCCGGCCGATCTGAATATTACCGATGCACTGCTGGCTAAAGTTGATAATGGCGTTACAACCGAAGCTACAGAAGCCCTTGTTCAACTAGCTTGCCAGGCTGCAAACCGTGCTCATGCGCCTTACACCAAGAACTTCAGTGGTGTGGCACTAAAAGCCAAAGACGGTAAAACGTTCATTGGTATGTATGCTGAAAACGCAGCATTCAACCCTAGCCTTCCTCCTCTTCAGGTTGCACTGGTTAACATGAATATGGCGGGCTATTCACTGGCTGACATTGAAGAAGCGGCACTGGTGGAAAAAGCTGACAGTACTATCAGCCACCTGTCTGATACGCAGACGACACTAGAAGCGCTGAATCCGGATATTCCGTTGTCTTATGTGGCAGCATAA
- a CDS encoding IS4 family transposase: MLAHWLIDVDDFASPDSLSLFQKELPLEWIQQALDDTNKASLRRRKLPAELVVWLVVGIGLYRDRPITDVLDKLDLKLSSSLGESIAPSAIPQARKRLTAKPLEALFTLTSQHWVQTEDSEDTWFGLKLFSVDGTQFRTHDTPALAEHFQYVKHSKTRHTEYPVVRLCALCSLRSRLIHNVAFGPSYKGEESYAKQLISSATANSLTIFDRCYLGAELMINWQNQHGSSHWMTPIKSNTKYTIIEQLDEDGRDLIVEMNVSQQARKKDPHLPEKWQARLALYPEKDQPNHIKGVLTSLTDKKYDLQSLLNVYFERWEIENSYGEIKHDMLEDEILLRSQSIEGVEQEIWGTLIAYNLVRLEISRIAKEAKVSPLRISFMMALRDIQDELMWCAIASPGSIPKKLRAMRERVKRYILPERKKRPKSRTVRISKTRYVVRSKHLN, encoded by the coding sequence ATGTTGGCACATTGGCTGATCGATGTTGATGATTTTGCTTCACCTGACTCACTCTCTTTGTTTCAAAAAGAGTTGCCTCTTGAGTGGATTCAACAAGCACTCGATGACACCAACAAGGCAAGTTTAAGGCGACGGAAGCTACCTGCTGAGCTTGTGGTCTGGCTTGTTGTTGGGATTGGTTTATACCGTGATAGACCGATTACCGATGTACTTGATAAGCTAGACCTTAAGCTTTCCAGTTCTCTAGGTGAGTCCATTGCTCCGAGTGCGATCCCCCAAGCAAGAAAACGGTTAACAGCTAAGCCTCTCGAAGCCCTATTTACATTAACTTCACAGCATTGGGTACAAACAGAGGATAGTGAAGATACATGGTTCGGGTTAAAGCTTTTCTCTGTAGATGGCACGCAATTTAGGACCCACGATACCCCAGCCCTTGCAGAGCATTTTCAATACGTTAAGCACAGTAAAACTCGCCATACTGAATACCCAGTTGTAAGGCTATGTGCACTCTGCTCCCTCCGAAGTCGGCTAATCCATAATGTCGCTTTTGGTCCTAGCTACAAGGGTGAAGAAAGCTACGCCAAGCAACTCATTTCCTCTGCAACAGCCAACTCCCTTACTATTTTCGACCGATGCTATTTAGGTGCAGAGTTGATGATTAACTGGCAAAACCAACATGGTTCTAGCCACTGGATGACTCCCATTAAATCCAATACAAAGTACACAATCATAGAGCAGTTAGATGAAGACGGGCGTGACTTGATAGTAGAAATGAATGTTTCTCAACAAGCTCGCAAAAAAGATCCTCATCTGCCTGAAAAGTGGCAGGCTAGACTTGCGCTTTATCCAGAAAAAGATCAACCCAATCATATCAAAGGGGTTTTGACGTCCCTAACAGACAAAAAATATGACCTGCAATCCTTGCTTAATGTTTACTTCGAACGATGGGAAATCGAAAACAGTTACGGGGAGATAAAACACGACATGCTTGAGGATGAGATCCTACTTCGCAGTCAATCAATCGAAGGTGTTGAGCAGGAGATCTGGGGCACCTTAATTGCCTATAATCTAGTCCGGTTGGAAATAAGCCGAATAGCGAAAGAAGCTAAAGTGTCGCCTTTACGGATCAGTTTTATGATGGCTTTGAGGGATATCCAGGATGAATTAATGTGGTGTGCAATCGCATCGCCCGGCTCAATACCCAAGAAGTTAAGGGCAATGCGAGAGCGAGTAAAACGTTATATTTTGCCTGAGCGAAAAAAACGGCCCAAATCAAGGACCGTTCGTATCAGTAAAACTCGCTATGTGGTTCGCTCCAAGCATCTTAATTGA
- a CDS encoding CidA/LrgA family protein yields MAYLRSFFIIFICLMIGKGIQHLTGLAIPGSIIGMLILFTALSMGIIPAHWAMQGCHLLIRHMALLFVPVGVGLMNYLDLLTNNTLTILLSTIGSSVVVFVVIGLATHYKENQ; encoded by the coding sequence ATGGCTTATCTACGATCTTTTTTCATCATATTTATCTGCCTGATGATAGGCAAAGGCATCCAACACCTTACAGGTTTAGCCATTCCCGGTAGCATTATCGGCATGCTGATTTTGTTCACCGCTCTCTCAATGGGCATTATCCCCGCCCACTGGGCAATGCAAGGCTGCCATTTGCTTATTCGCCATATGGCACTGCTGTTCGTTCCTGTTGGCGTCGGCCTAATGAACTACCTCGATCTTCTCACCAACAACACCCTTACCATTCTTCTCAGCACTATCGGCAGTAGCGTGGTGGTATTCGTGGTTATTGGCTTGGCAACACACTATAAGGAAAACCAATGA